One window of Longimicrobium sp. genomic DNA carries:
- a CDS encoding response regulator: MSGHTILLVEDNEDNRVVYRTMLAHFGFRVVEATDGHEALRLVRDDRPDLILMDISIPVMDGWETTRTLKADPDTASIPVIAVTAHALESDRARAEQIGFNLFLTKPVEPRRVVTEVRRLLGLEQTP; the protein is encoded by the coding sequence ATGTCCGGCCACACGATCCTGCTGGTGGAAGACAACGAGGACAACCGGGTCGTCTACCGCACGATGCTGGCGCACTTCGGCTTCCGCGTGGTGGAGGCGACCGATGGGCACGAGGCGCTCCGGCTCGTGCGCGACGACCGCCCGGACCTGATCCTGATGGACATCTCCATCCCCGTGATGGACGGCTGGGAAACGACGCGCACCCTCAAGGCCGATCCCGACACCGCCAGCATCCCGGTGATCGCCGTCACCGCGCACGCACTGGAATCGGACCGGGCGCGGGCCGAGCAGATCGGCTTCAACCTCTTCCTCACCAAGCCCGTGGAGCCGCGCCGCGTCGTCACCGAAGTGCGCCGCCTGCTGGGCCTGGAACAGACGCCCTAG